The Stigmatella aurantiaca genome segment AATGTCACGAGTGGGCAGGAACATGTTCAAGCAATTCTTGCGATTTCAGGCTCAAGTTCGTGGGGGCTTCCTGTTCTGATGGAAACGCCTGCACTGGCAATGATTACTGCAATGGATCAGGACAATGTGTAGGCGGTGAGCCTATTCAATGTCTGGACAGAGGGTAGTTCTGTCGACAGGCATTGGGGGAGCTGCTGGCGGTGGCTGTCAGTATCGCAATCTTTCGCAGAGATTGCGATGCTGACTATTTCTGTTAGAGAGAGCTTGTTGTCTAAACAGATTGAACGTCTCGACGGGCTCCCAGAAGAGATAGACTAAGTGTGCTGCGAAGTCCTGTCTTAAACGGGGGCGGCGCCGCGGGCGGCCAGGTCGATGAAGCCCCGGATCCAGATGAGGTTGATGGCGTGGCAGGCCACCATGGGCGTCCGGGTGGTCGTCTCCAGCGTGGCCGTGTAGGGCACGTTCTGCCGCTGGAAGTAGTCGGTCACGCTGCCGTCGTGGAACTCGATGAAGCCATTCGCGTCCGTGCAGCTGTTCTCGTCCACCTTGCTGTTGCGGATGACGGTGGCGTGGGCCGAGGCGGCCTCCATGAACGGCAGGTAGGCCGCCTTGTCCCCGAAGGTATAGGCGTAGGTGGCCTGCTGGTGCAGGTAGTTGTCCTGGTGGATGTCGAGCGCGGCGGCCGGCGGCGGGAAGCGGACGATGTCCTCTCGCACGGCCCGCGTCTCCTTGGGGCCGCCGTCATAGAGCGTCCAGCGCAGGAAGGGCTCCTGCTGGGTCAGCTCGCCCTTCCATTCGCCCGGCTTCACCTCGTAGCGGAGGAAGTCGTTGTTCGGCTTTTCCCCACTGCGGTTGTAGCGGGTGCCATCCTCGAACCCCGAGGGGTTCACACACGGGTAGACCCGCAGCCCCACGTCGCGCGCCTTCGCGTAGGCCACCACCTCCGCGAAGCTCTCCGCCAGCGTGAGCGGCCCGGCCGGCTCCTCGCCATGGAAGCCCGCGGTGATGACGAGCCAGTGCTTGCCCGGAACGGTGAGCCGGAAGAGGGGATACTCCTTTCCGGTCTCGGTCAAGCGGCCATACTCGGCCACGTCCGCCAGGGAGGCATACGTACGGATGCGGTGGGCATAGTCGGTGTAATTCACCCGCCGAACATAATGGCCTCCCCGTTGGGTGCCTACCTGTCCTCACAGCCGACGTTCAATGCGGCACGGTGACCCGCCCTGGGGGCCACCCCGCCAGGCGCCTCGCGGAAGCTCAGGGCTTCGGGAGGTCCGCATGCTCGCGGTACTCGGTGGCCAGCTCCTGGCGCTGCTTCGGCGTGAGCAGGCGGTGCGCCTCCAGGGCGGCGTCTGTAACCTGGTGGGCAAAGGCGCGCATGGCGTCGATGCGGGCATCCACCAGGGCGTGGAGCTTCTGGGCATCCGGCCGGTCCGACTCGAGCTGGGTGAGCACCTCCAGGCGGGCCGCTTTCTGCTCGCCCATCATGTGCTGGCCATCCGCGAACAAGCGGTCCTTCAGGGCGTGAATGGACTGCTTCTGGGCGTCCGAGGCGTCGAGGTCATCGAGCTTGTCGTCGAGCTTCCAGGTGATGATCTGCTGGATGCGTCCGGGATCCCGGCTGCAACCTCCGCCGCGGAAGCCGGTGAGCAGGGCAACGGCGAGCAGCGCGGAGGCCGCGAGGGTGAGCTTCTTCATGGCATCTTCTCCTTGGGGTGGGTCGCCTCTGGGCGATGGGGAGAAGATGCGAGAAGGGTCTTGAGCGCGCTTGAGCCCTTCGTGAAGAAGTGTGAAGGCGCTCAGCGCGTCTCCCGCTTCCAGGTGCGCTCCCGCGCGAGCCGTTCCCG includes the following:
- a CDS encoding Spy/CpxP family protein refolding chaperone — its product is MKKLTLAASALLAVALLTGFRGGGCSRDPGRIQQIITWKLDDKLDDLDASDAQKQSIHALKDRLFADGQHMMGEQKAARLEVLTQLESDRPDAQKLHALVDARIDAMRAFAHQVTDAALEAHRLLTPKQRQELATEYREHADLPKP